The genomic segment ctttacaaatgtatttttatttgtctaaATTAATGTAGTTCCTTTATGGTTTAATAAGCCCACTTACTCTGACTTTGTGTTCCCTTTGCCTCTAAAGACCGGACACTAAAAGGTTACTGAGTCATTACCTGATGGATGCAGCGTCTGTGCTGCCATGTCTCGCTCTGAACGTTCGAGGGGGTCACAATGTGCTCGACCTTTGTGCTGCTCCAGGAGGCAAAGCCCTAGCTTTACTACAGACACATTCTATTGGTAAGAGAGCTGATTTGATCTAAACCCGGTTATCTAACAGTAAAACTCTCTTGTTTGAGAATGTCTTCTGTCTGTAGTAGTTAACCCCAAGTCGTTTCTTTTTTACGCCAaaggttttttgtgtgtgaatgacaACTCTGCGTCTCGGACGACACGACTGAGGAAGGTCCTCCAGAGCTATATTCCCAAGGAGCTTTTGACTGATGAGAAAATACGCATCACTTCCTTTGATGGAACCCAGTGGGGCCAAATCGAAAGGAACACTTTTGACAGAGTAAGCCAGCGGGCAGTTTTACAGATGCTTTAATTAATGACTGTTAACGAAATGTATCTAGGAACCAATCgctttttcctcctccacctttctaTTTTTTCAGGTCCTTGTTGATGTTCCCTGCACCACAGACAGACATTCGCTCATGGAGGACGACAACAACATATTCAGTAAGAACAGGACGGGTGAAAGACGAAGGCTGCCAGAAGTACAGACGGAGCTTCTCCTGTGAGTTAATGACACTGGAGTCATGATGGACTGAATGTTTATGCACTTACATTTTCTCACATAATTATACAAAGTTTTACTTTACAGCTACAACTAAACacactttttctctttatcctTCAGGGCAGGAATCCTAGCTGCTTGTCGGGGTGGGGAGATTCTTTACTCCACCTGCACACTCTCTCAGATTCAGAACATGAGTGTGGTGGAGCAGGCCATCTATTTGGCAAAAGAGAACCATGGCATCCAACTCCAGGTCAGTGAGAGACACACTGTAaaactttacagcagagattcagTTATATCCTCAAGAATAGAGTCAGACTGTTATTATTAAGGCAGAAAAATAAACGAGGGCTTCCTGATGATAAACCTGGGAGCCAAATTACTGTACAACAAATAATTTAacctttgttgttatttttttttttttaattctcatcaTATTTACATTCAGGTTGTTGACCTTCGAGCCCTCACACAAATGTTTAGGAAAACCTTTGACTTCGCCCCCGACCTCCCCCTGGGTGAGATGGTCATCCCACACTTAGCGGCTAACTTTGGCCCCATCTACATGTGCAAACTGAGAAGAATCACATAGACTCTACCAACTCAACCGTATGTATAAACTGTGTCTGCCAGACCAGGAGAACTGCTTCATCATGGTCGGAGACTTTTTAAACACTGGACTGAGATCAACaccagaaaaccaaaaaaagaaatgataaGTGATATTATAACAATAGACTACATTTAACACAGTTTTATGTTTGAAAATGCAAATTCAAGTCAAAACTACATTTGTTTGACACTTTTATTGACAAAGTAGTGGAGACgactaaaataaatgaaaatgaatgaataatcaAACCAGCTACTGAGGCTCACAAGGACTGAAACTTCCAAGTTCCAATGTGCATGTACCGGTCTTAAAGGGTCTTTAATGTTTATTCTGCACTTCtttgggcaaaaaaaaacaaaagtgataGCATTgtgtctttttccttttctgtacTGTTCTGTACTgtcatggttaaaaaaaagaaacatacacCTTCTCTACacattttcaaatacaaaacaccCGGTGATAAAGTTGACTagttctttcaaaacaaaagcataaaaaaaaaaactcaaatattcTAAATGCTAGTAGTAATGTATTCAAACATACTAATCACAAGTATCGCTTGTAAAGCTCCCGTgaggtattttttttgtatggggtTAATTTTGGAGCATCACAATGTGATACCTCATCGCTTTGCTGGTTTGTACCTGTTCACGTAGAAGTTCACTGATAGAAACTGACCCAGCTTTCTTTTGACAGCCAAATGtttcactcactgtgaatctttgcaACGGAAAATGAACCACAACTCAATTTGTCCAATAACTACCCTGCAGCAGTGGTTACTACCATTAAAAGTTATAATGTCGAAATGAACAGTCTtattgctgatggtcttgttccCTTTTGTAGGTTATAAAGAGGTGTCAGTgctcatttcagtctgtttcataaccagctaaaaactaattaattacaaataaataatgaaatgacTAACTGCTAATCAAATTATACAAACCAATCTGAGTAGCTCCAATCAGAATGTGCTTATGACTCCCCCAACAATGCATTATTTATTAAAGCggtagttttatttttgtccagTAGGTGGCAGCCTAAGTCAAAGAGGAACATATCCTGTGTATTTCCTGCCCACTATCGGACATCCAGTATTTGTTTCAAAGGGTTTAAGTTGACAATAGCTCCTTTTCCTCCTGCACAGAGTCAGATGATAAAGACTTCAGTCTGCTGAATCACATTACTGAAACACAAATTTCCATCATCCTCTGGTCCCTTTAACTCTCCtatgaaaatgtgttctttttgttCTATGGTTATTCATCAGGTTTTATAGCTTTGCCTAATAATGCAGTATATGGCTATGTTGAAGGAGGGAATAATGAACAGGCAGATAATGACTTTATTTGACCATTTGGCTTTTCCACATCTGAATCGGTGCAACTTTCATTATAAAAGCTGGATTGACTTGTGTTTTGCATTGACATCACTCAGAGGTGAAATGTTTCCTCTTATCATGAGCTAATGTGAGAGCAGAGGtgcctcttttttctttttttccccatcacaCCGCCGATGACCCTTCATGTTGTCCTGCACAGGAAATGTAGCGTGAAAAAGGTGTGCACgcgaatgtgtgtgtttctaacgAGTCCACCATCCACATCCCGCTGTCATTAAGCCGCTCCAAGCGCAGGAGCTGACTCCCATCCCTGTGCAGGGACGGACGGCAGCCATGCGGCTCCCAGATGAACATTAAAGAGGCAGCAGAGAGCTAAAATGGGACGCCTCTCCCTGTTTTGCCCCTCCGCTTTTTTATTCCACAGATGAGTGCAGATAATTTCCTGTGCGATTGTGAGTGATTACTGTATTACTGCGGTAAAAGGGGGATGTATCTGGGAATGCAGAGGGAATTAATGACacataaaaactatttttgtatTGACTGCTTTCGTCTCCGGGGCCTTGAATGCCTCCTCGCACATCGTGTGATTACCTAAACGTATTGTAAATATGTGTTTCCAATGGGCTCTTACAtaaatttacatgttttaacacTCAGGAGACGGCACACTGTTAGAGATGAGTTACTCTCTTTTCTGCCCGTCTATTGACTCCACTCGCTGTCTGCTTTATTATTGAATTAGCCAATGAGCCTCTGTGCgtctgtgtccctgtgtgtaaGCCTGTGTTAGGGAGACATATGCAGTGCATTAGAAAGATGAATACTCTGGATTTAACCACACAACCATGCCTCTGTTGTCTTttcaaatacaatttcaatGTTGCTTTTATAATAAACATGCAAAACACTCTGATAGTCTTATGTTTTCACCTCTGAAGCTACACTCCAGCAGTAATGACCCCCAAGTGTTTATACCAGACATCTACAGCAGGTTTTAAACGACAGAAGCGGgggaaataaatatgtatacaGGGGCTGGCCGTCTTTTAATACAAAGTTTTTCTGCAGGTGAACATAAAAAGGCATATTTCAATATATCAGAAATAGTTAGTGATGTTGtagtttgtgtatttaatgtATCTGCTGATGTTGCTGCTGTGACTTTTTCCAGCCCAGAGGTGTAGATCAGACGCTGTGTCCCAGTTGGCGCTGGGAGTGGGGATTTCACCAGTGGGGGTCTTTGTCACAGATGCACTGAGTAGTCTGAGTCTACGATGTAAACTCTGCTGTTCTCAGACACATGCCGCACAAAGATAGTGTCTGTAAGGTTGTATAGTTTACTGTACAGTGTTGTTACATCATTGGCTTTGACATTACTGAAAGGATCATCTTTACATCTTTAACTTTTTACAGTATAACAACAGAAGACATGTTAACTTTCCACTCATCCAGTtcactttcttttgttttcacatgtttaatTCTAATTAATGATAGATTTTCAGACTGACTTGATCCCACTTGTTCTCGCGAGGTCTACTTACTATTCATTCTGTTGTGATTCTCTTCAAGGTGTGGTTGTGTTTGGCCAAATgatattacaaaatgttttgagTTGCAGAGATTTTCTCATCGTCTTTGTGTCGGTAACAATTGATGACAACTCTatttcaaaaaacatttgaacag from the Labrus bergylta chromosome 4, fLabBer1.1, whole genome shotgun sequence genome contains:
- the nsun4 gene encoding 5-methylcytosine rRNA methyltransferase NSUN4; the protein is MALLLDTRLLTRKIKDLRNVTPKRHKVKEKWAATRVKYPPSILALRHFDSTYSIQLGKLWPSVRVALLSERKYGALLNNFAHHAVLTDLDTQGCCRDFIGDAYTQIQPCLEKESEVVAEEESISVSTKKSDSDSQQPSPLQLSLNIKCLVFPRGDITKFKPARPDTKRLLSHYLMDAASVLPCLALNVRGGHNVLDLCAAPGGKALALLQTHSIGFLCVNDNSASRTTRLRKVLQSYIPKELLTDEKIRITSFDGTQWGQIERNTFDRVLVDVPCTTDRHSLMEDDNNIFSKNRTGERRRLPEVQTELLLAGILAACRGGEILYSTCTLSQIQNMSVVEQAIYLAKENHGIQLQVVDLRALTQMFRKTFDFAPDLPLGEMVIPHLAANFGPIYMCKLRRIT